The Sylvia atricapilla isolate bSylAtr1 chromosome 10, bSylAtr1.pri, whole genome shotgun sequence genome contains a region encoding:
- the AADAC gene encoding arylacetamide deacetylase yields MGNKLLCLGLLTALLGYYIYSPIPEDVAQPGTVMLLSALFRAQGHVSEVAELLGLASYMETLRLFTVFTLVPPTSDENVTVTDTELSNVPVRLYLPRRAPGGLRRAVLFFHGGGWCLDDAGVHDYDHLTRRISNELDAVVVSVNYRLAPPHRFPAQFEDVYSVTKFFLQRQVLAQYGVDPARVCVAGDSAGGNLAAAVAQQLPQDPEVKAKLKAQVLIYPALQALDLKLPSYLDNAEKPLLSRTLMVRFWSEYFSAEPTLREAMASNAHIPAEAGPLLQFVNWSRWLPADVRGAHRYSSPAAGGTEPGRGSPGLLDPRAAPLLGSEARLRGLPPAFVLTCQHDVLRDDGLMYAARLRAAGVPVTHHHATDAFHGAMTFLDGPFELRLAHRLLSTTLGWLRDNL; encoded by the exons ATGGGCAAcaagctgctgtgcctgggccTCCTCACCGCCCTCCTGGGCTACTACATCTACAGCCCCATCCCCGAGGACGTGGCCCAGCCCGGCACCGTGATGCTGCTCTCGGCTCTCTTCAGGGCCCAGGGGCACGTG TCGGaggtggctgagctgctggggctggccagCTACATGGAGACCTTGAGGCTGTTCACCGTCTTCACACTCGTCCCTCCCACGTCGGATGAAAACGTCACCGTGACAGACACGGAGCTCAGCAACGTCCCCGTGCGCCTGTACCTGCCCAGGAGGGCACCTGGTGGGCTCAGGAGGGCCGTGCTCTTCTTCCACGGCGGGGGCTGGTGCCTGGATGATGCAG GTGTGCACGACTATGACCACTTGACACGGCGGATTTCAAACGAGCTCGATGCTGTCGTGGTGTCAGTCAA CTACAGGCTGGCCCCTCCTCACCGTTTCCCTGCGCAGTTTGAGGACGTGTACTCTGTGACCAAGTTCTTCCTGCAGAGGCAGGTGCTGGCCCAGTACGGGGTGGACCCTGCGCGGGTCTGCGTGGCCGGGGACAGCGCCGGGGGAAACCTGGCGGCCGCCGTGGCACAGCAG CTGCCGCAGGACCCTGAAGTCAAAGCCAAGCTAAAAGCCCAGGTTCTGATCTACCCGGCTCTGCAGGCGCTGGACCTGAAGCTGCCGTCGTACCTGGACAACGCCGAGAAGCCCCTGCTGAGCAGGACTCTGATGGTGCGGTTCTGGAGCGAGTATTTCTCAGCAGAGCCCACCCTGAGGGAGGCCATGGCCTCCAACGCGCACATCCCCGCCGAGGCCGGGCCGCTGCTGCAGTTTGTCAACTGGAGCCGCTGGCTGCCCGCCGACGTGCGCGGGGCTCACCGCTACAGCAGCCCGGCCGCGGGCGGCACGGAGCCGGGCCGCGGCTCCCCGGGGCTGCTGGACCCGCGGGCGGCCCCTCTGCTGGGCAGCGAGGCCCGGCTGCGCGGCCTGCCCCCGGCCTTCGTCCTCACCTGCCAGCACGACGTGCTGCGCGACGACGGCCTCATGTACGCGGCCCGGCTGCGCGCCGCCGGCGTGCCCGTCACACACCACCACGCCACCGACGCCTTCCACGGGGCCATGACCTTCCTGGACGGGCCCTTCGAGCTGCGCCTGGCACACCGCCTGCTCAGCACCAccctgggctggctgagggACAACCTGTGA